The following proteins come from a genomic window of Alosa alosa isolate M-15738 ecotype Scorff River chromosome 2, AALO_Geno_1.1, whole genome shotgun sequence:
- the ppp2r1ba gene encoding protein phosphatase 2, regulatory subunit A, beta a, which yields MAASDGDDSLYPIAVLIDELRNEDVQLRLNSIKKLSTIALALGVERTRTELLPFLTDTIYDEDEVLLALAEQLGNFTMLVGGPEYVHCLLPPLESLATVEETVVRDKAVESLRKISHEHSPVDLEVHFEPLVKRLASGDWFTSRTSACGLFSVCYPRVSSTVKAEIRQHFRNLCSDDTPMVRRAAASKLGEFAKVLELEYVKSDIISLFTALASDEQDSVRLLAVEACVSIAQLLPQEDLESLVMPTLRQAAEDKSWRVRYMVADKFSELQKAVGPEITKNDLVPAFQNLLKDCEAEVRAAAANKVKEFCENLPEDSRETIIMTHILPCVKELVSDTNQHVKSALASVIMGLSTILGKDNTVEHLLPLFLAQLKDECPEVRLNIISNLDCVNEVIGIRQLSQSLLPAIVELAEDAKWRVRLAIIEYMPLLAGQLGVEFFDEKLNSLCMAWLVDHVYAIREAATCNLMKLVEKFGAEWAQNTIVPKVLGMANDPNYLHRMTTLFCINALSEACGQEITTKHMLPVALKMANDQVANVRFNVAKTLQKIGPVLDSNSLQAEVKPVLERLATDTDMDVKYFAQEAISVLGLA from the exons atggcggcatCAGATGGAGATGATTCCCTGTACCCTATTGCTGTACTCATTGATGAACTTCGCAATGAGGACGTACAG CTGCGCTTGAATAGCATCAAGAAGTTGTCAACCATTGCTTTAGCCTTAGGGGTGGAGAGGACCCGCACAGAGCTCCTTCCCTTCCTTACAG ATACCATCTACGATGAAGATGAGGTGCTACTTGCACTTGCCGAGCAGCTCGGTAACTTCACCATGCTGGTGGGAGGCCCAGAGTACGTGCACTGTCTCCTG cccccactggaGAGCCTGGCCACCGTAGAGGAGACGGTGGTGCGCGACAAGGCTGTGGAGTCTCTGCGTAAGATCTCTCACGAGCACTCCCCCGTGGACCTGGAGGTGCACTTCGAGCCCCTGGTGAAGCGCCTGGCCAGCGGCGACTGGTTCACCTCCCGTACCTCCGCCTGCGGCCTCTTCAGCGTGTGCTACCCCCGCGTCTCCAGCACCGTCAAAGCCGAGATCCGACA GCATTTCCGCAACTTGTGTTCCGATGACACTCCCATGGTGAGGCGTGCCGCTGCATCAAAACTGGGAGAGTTTGCTAAAGTCTTGGAGTTGGAGTATGTCAAGAGTGACATCATTTCCCTCTTTACAGCTCTGGCTTCTGATGAGCAG GACTCTGTGCGGCTCCTTGCTGTGGAGGCTTGTGTCAGCATCGCCCAGCTCCTTCCCCAGGAGGATCTGGAGAGCCTCGTCATGCCCACCCTCCGCCAGGCAGCTGAGGACAAGTCATGGAGAGTCCGCTACATGGTGGCCGACAAGTTCTCTGAA CTCCAGAAGGCAGTGGGACCAGAGATTACCAAAAACGATTTGGTACCTGCCTTCCAGAACCTTCTTAAGGATTGTGAGGCCGAGGTTCGGGCCGCTGCAGCAAATAAGGTCAAAG AATTCTGTGAAAATTTACCAGAGGATAGCAGAGAGACAATCATCATGACTCACATACTGCCTTGTGTGAAG GAACTGGTTTCCGATACCAACCAGCATGTCAAGTCTGCTCTAGCGTCAGTCATCATGGGCTTGTCCACTATCCTGGGAAAAGACAACACTGTCGAACATCTGCTGCCCCTGTTCTTGGCACAGCTCAAAGATGAG TGCCCTGAGGTTCGTCTGAACATCATCTCCAACCTGGATTGCGTCAACGAGGTGATTGGCATCCGCCAGCTGTCTCAGTCTCTGTTGCCGGCCATTGTTGAGTTGGCAGAGGATGCCAAGTGGAGGGTGCGTCTGGCCATCATTGAGTACATGCCCCTGCTGGCTGGACAGCTG GGTGTGGAGTTCTTTGATGAGAAACTGAATTCTCTGTGCATGGCATGGCTTGTTGATCATG TTTATGCCATCAGGGAGGCTgccacatgtaatctgatgaaGCTGGTGGAGAAGTTTGGTGCCGAGTGGGCGCAGAACACCATTGTGCCCAAAGTGCTGGGCATGGCCAACGACCCCAACTACCTCCACAGGATGACCACCCTCTTCTGTATCAAT GCCTTATCGGAGGCGTGTGGCCAGGAGATCACCACCAAACACATGCTCCCCGTGGCCCTGAAAATGGCCAACGACCAGGTGGCCAACGTCCGCTTCAACGTGGCCAAGACCCTGCAGAAAATTGGCCCAGTGCTGGACAGCAA TTCTCTGCAGGCTGAGGTGAAGCCGGTGCTGGAGAGGTtggccacagacacagacatggatgtcaagtactttgctcaggagGCCATTAGTG